The segment CCGTTCCCCGCGGACCCCGACAAAACCGTCGGCGAAGTGCTCCTGGAGCCGACGCGGATCTACTCGGACCTCCTGGAGCCGATGCGCGAGCACGACGTTCGCGCGGCAGCGCACGTGACCGGCGGCGGGTGGCGGAACCTCTCGCGGATGGGCGACCACCGCTACGAGATCGCGGACCCGTTCCCGGCGCAGGACGTATTCGCGGTCATCCAGGAACTCGGCGACGTCGCACCGCGGGAGATGTACGAGACGTTCAACATGGGGACGGGATTCGTCGCGGCGGTTCCCGCCGAGGAGGCGGACGCGCTCGCGGACGCGACCGAGGACGGGCGCGTGATCGGGGAGGTCGAGGAGGGCGACTGCGTCGCGGTCCGCGGGATGGAACTGTAGCTGCGGCGACGGCGCTGGCGGTCAGTTCGAGGTCGCGCCGTGGAGGTGGTGGAGGTACCTGCGGACGACGCCGCCGCCGACGACGAGCGCCGCGCCGAGACCGAATAGCGGGAGCGTGCTGGCGACGAACGTCGGGGTGAGGTCGCCGGTCGCCGCGAGTGCGTAGAGGAGGACGAACGCGCCGACGATGATCGCGAGGCCGGCGGCGTTTCGAATCGTCGATTCGGACACCATACCGAGAGATTACCGTTGGTTACACTTAGGCGGTGCGTTCGTTCGACGCCGCAGAGAGGACGACGATGCAGGGAGGACGACGCAGCAGGGAGGACGACGCAGCAAGGAGGACGGCGACGCAACGTTAGTCAGTCGACTCGCGCCGAGAACCGTCTCGGGGATCGCGGGTCGCCTCAGACCGAGAGGTGCGTGGCGATGTCGGCGTCGGTGACGATGCCGACGAGCGACCCGCCGTCCTTGACGATGACGGCGTCCTGGTGGTCGAGGTAGTTGTCGACCTCGTCGACGGTCGCCTCGGGCGCGACGGTCGCGAACCCCTCGTTCATGACTTCGGCGACGGGGAGCTCCTCGACGTCGTGGTCCTGGCGGTGCGCGCGGATGTCGCTGTTCGAGAGGATGCCGACCGGCGTCCCGGTCTCGTCGACGACTGGCAGTTGACTGAATCCTTCCTCGCCCATGATGTCGACGGCTCTGGCGATGCTGTCGTCCATGCGGACGACGACGACGTCCTCGTGCATGATGTCGCGAGCGCGCCGAATCTCGCCCTCGGCCGCGTCGAGTGCTTCGACGATGCGTCGCAGAGTCGAGAGTCGTGGGTCGACGTCGCCGCCCTCGATGCGAGCGACGAGAGGCTGGGAGACGTCGGCGGCGTCGGCGAGTTCGCTCTGGGTGAGTTCGAGGTCCTCCCGGCGTTCGCGGAGTTCCTCGTCCGTCGGCAGTTCCATACCCCGACAGTATTACCCGAGGTAATAAAAGTGTTGTCGGTCGCGCTCGACCGAGGAGCGCTCAGTCCTCGTCCTCGTCTTCCTCGGTCAGCACCGTCTCCACGACCGACAGCGGGACGTCCCGGAGCGCACCCCCGACCTCGCTCTTCGCGATGCGCTTGGCGTGCTCCTCGCTGTCCGCGTTGAACACGTCCATCTCCAGTAGCAGGCCGACGAGCGCGGTATCGGCCGCGACGAACGCGCTGTCGAAGACCTCCGCGCACGCGGG is part of the Halorubellus sp. JP-L1 genome and harbors:
- a CDS encoding CBS domain-containing protein, whose product is MELPTDEELRERREDLELTQSELADAADVSQPLVARIEGGDVDPRLSTLRRIVEALDAAEGEIRRARDIMHEDVVVVRMDDSIARAVDIMGEEGFSQLPVVDETGTPVGILSNSDIRAHRQDHDVEELPVAEVMNEGFATVAPEATVDEVDNYLDHQDAVIVKDGGSLVGIVTDADIATHLSV
- a CDS encoding DUF555 domain-containing protein — protein: MSNYLVAMEAAWLVRDVDNVEDAIGVAVSEAGKRLNDSGKEYVEVNVGGTQCPACAEVFDSAFVAADTALVGLLLEMDVFNADSEEHAKRIAKSEVGGALRDVPLSVVETVLTEEDEDED